The following coding sequences lie in one Halorussus halophilus genomic window:
- a CDS encoding helix-turn-helix domain-containing protein — protein MDKLEGVSGATLREKLDSVEGAKETKRLMIAIAYKDGVPVSELAERYDIPKSTLYYWLDRLAEKPLNAAVADDDRPGRPSELAGPDRQSLFTAVEQTPESYGYDKSAWTPELVQQHIEREFGVSYSVGHVRRLLRNEGVTLRN, from the coding sequence ATGGATAAGCTCGAAGGCGTCTCGGGCGCGACGCTCCGAGAGAAACTCGACAGCGTCGAAGGAGCGAAGGAGACCAAGCGGTTGATGATCGCAATCGCGTACAAGGATGGCGTCCCGGTCTCGGAACTCGCCGAGCGGTACGACATCCCGAAATCGACGCTCTACTACTGGTTGGACCGCCTCGCGGAGAAACCGCTGAACGCGGCAGTCGCAGACGACGACCGGCCCGGCCGTCCCTCGGAACTCGCCGGTCCGGACCGCCAGTCGCTTTTCACTGCAGTCGAGCAAACGCCGGAATCCTACGGCTACGACAAGTCGGCCTGGACGCCCGAACTCGTCCAACAGCACATCGAGCGCGAGTTCGGCGTCTCCTACTCGGTCGGCCACGTTCGCCGACTGCTCCGGAACGAGGGCGTAACGCTCCGGAACTGA